A single window of Gemmatimonadota bacterium DNA harbors:
- a CDS encoding sugar phosphate isomerase/epimerase, translating to MTPGPDRRAFFEQVGLALTAGLVACGGGTASGSAGTARRRIERIGLQLYTVRSAMRVDVEATLARVAEIGYREVEFAGWFDRSPAWLRSTLDALGLAAPSCHVGLDALRADRDRVFSDAVTLGNQWVVVPSLAEADRATLDAWRRTADELNELGVAARAAGLRLAYHNHDVELHPLEGRIPYDLLLESTDATLVDLEMDLYWMAEGGGDAVRTMTRWPGRFPLLHVKDRDRSGRMVDVGAGRLDFAGIFAHADTAGTRHWFVEHDQPGEDPFPSIEASFRHLSTLEY from the coding sequence GTGACCCCGGGGCCCGATCGCCGCGCGTTCTTCGAGCAGGTCGGTCTGGCGCTGACCGCAGGTCTGGTGGCGTGTGGGGGCGGAACGGCGTCCGGATCGGCGGGGACGGCCCGCCGGCGCATCGAGCGCATCGGTCTGCAGCTCTATACGGTGCGTTCGGCCATGCGCGTGGACGTCGAGGCGACGCTGGCTCGCGTCGCCGAGATCGGCTACCGCGAGGTCGAGTTCGCGGGCTGGTTCGATCGTTCGCCCGCCTGGTTGCGGTCGACGCTGGACGCGCTCGGGCTCGCGGCGCCGTCCTGCCACGTGGGCCTGGACGCGTTGCGCGCCGACCGGGACCGCGTGTTCTCCGACGCGGTCACGCTCGGGAATCAGTGGGTCGTGGTTCCGTCGTTGGCCGAAGCCGATCGCGCCACGCTCGATGCGTGGCGCCGTACGGCGGACGAGCTCAACGAGCTCGGCGTGGCGGCCCGGGCCGCGGGCCTGCGCCTCGCCTACCACAACCACGACGTCGAGCTGCACCCCCTCGAAGGACGGATCCCCTACGATCTGCTGCTGGAGTCCACCGACGCCACCCTGGTCGACCTGGAGATGGATCTCTACTGGATGGCGGAGGGCGGCGGAGACGCGGTACGGACCATGACACGGTGGCCGGGACGCTTTCCCTTGCTGCACGTGAAGGATCGCGATCGCAGCGGACGCATGGTGGATGTCGGCGCCGGTCGCCTGGATTTCGCCGGGATCTTCGCCCATGCAGACACTGCGGGCACGCGGCACTGGTTCGTGGAGCACGACCAGCCCGGCGAGGATCCGTTCCCCTCCATCGAAGCCAGCTTCCGTCACCTCTCCACGCTCGAGTACTGA
- a CDS encoding nucleoside permease, protein MSVRLRLQVMMFLQYFVWGSWAVTLSTYLGQTLSFEGTEIGLVYGSTAIAAMVSPFFVGMVADRFFATERILAALHLGGGALMLLAAAQTDFARFYPAMIAYSLLYMPTLALTNSISFHNVADPAKDFPTIRVLGTLGWIAAGLLIGWLAVEPTVIPLRLAAGASFVLGLYCLTLPHTPPQPAEGPVRARDVLGLDALALMKDRSFATFVVASFLLVIPLQFYYGFTNLFLNELGMTAAAAKMTLGQMSEIAFLVALPWFLTRWGVKRILVVGMAAWSLRYLFFASGDLGSGAWMLYAGILLHGVCYDFFFVTGQIYVDQRAGPHIRAAAQGFIAFVTLGVGWFIGSWVAGVVVDAFPAAGVAGTPGHHWDLIWRIPAAGAALVLVLFLLFFRSRSALDGATQPSPVTT, encoded by the coding sequence GTGAGCGTCCGCCTGCGCCTGCAGGTCATGATGTTCCTCCAGTACTTCGTGTGGGGTTCCTGGGCGGTGACACTGAGCACCTACCTCGGTCAGACCCTCTCGTTCGAGGGGACCGAGATCGGGCTGGTGTACGGCTCGACGGCCATCGCGGCCATGGTCTCGCCGTTCTTCGTGGGCATGGTGGCGGATCGCTTCTTCGCCACCGAACGCATCCTGGCGGCGTTGCACCTGGGTGGGGGCGCGCTCATGCTGCTGGCCGCGGCGCAGACCGATTTTGCGCGCTTCTATCCGGCGATGATCGCGTACTCGCTGCTCTACATGCCGACGCTCGCGCTGACCAACTCCATCTCCTTCCACAACGTCGCCGATCCCGCCAAGGACTTCCCCACCATCCGGGTGTTGGGCACGCTGGGCTGGATCGCGGCGGGGCTGCTCATCGGCTGGCTCGCGGTCGAGCCGACCGTGATCCCGCTGCGCCTGGCGGCCGGCGCCTCCTTCGTGCTCGGCCTGTATTGCCTCACCCTGCCCCACACGCCTCCGCAGCCGGCCGAGGGGCCGGTGCGCGCGCGCGACGTGCTCGGGCTGGACGCCCTGGCCCTGATGAAGGACCGCTCCTTCGCCACCTTCGTGGTCGCGTCGTTCCTGCTGGTCATCCCGCTCCAGTTCTACTACGGCTTCACCAATCTCTTCCTGAACGAGCTGGGCATGACGGCCGCGGCGGCCAAGATGACCCTCGGTCAGATGTCGGAGATCGCGTTCCTGGTGGCGCTGCCCTGGTTCCTGACGCGCTGGGGAGTGAAGCGCATCCTGGTGGTGGGGATGGCCGCCTGGTCGTTGCGCTACCTGTTCTTCGCCAGCGGCGACCTCGGATCCGGCGCCTGGATGCTCTATGCGGGCATCCTGTTGCATGGCGTCTGCTACGACTTCTTCTTCGTGACCGGTCAGATCTACGTGGACCAGCGCGCGGGCCCGCACATCCGGGCCGCTGCCCAGGGCTTCATCGCGTTCGTCACGCTGGGCGTAGGCTGGTTCATCGGGTCCTGGGTGGCCGGGGTGGTCGTGGACGCGTTCCCCGCCGCTGGCGTCGCCGGCACACCCGGTCACCACTGGGATCTCATCTGGCGGATCCCCGCCGCGGGCGCCGCCCTCGTGCTCGTGCTGTTCCTCCTCTTCTTCCGTTCCCGGAGCGCCCTCGATGGAGCCACGCAGCCCTCTCCCGTCACGACGTGA
- a CDS encoding SGNH/GDSL hydrolase family protein has product MSNVPRPARTPIRRPSWLRAPWLAATVLAAALLACGATEVPSAPEPDADLALLFIGNSLTYANGLPEIVEALLADATGGTVVAQQVALPNYGLEDHWREGTASAAIARGGWDWVVMQQGPSATEGRPSLLEYAHRFGLEATAVGARPALYMVWPSRVRSFDFDGVAESYAMAADSADGVLFPAGDAWRAAWRRNPQLALYDFDGFHPSVLGTWLAALTIADRIVGGTLDPDFSGAPIPVGVGPLLLEAAREANAAWP; this is encoded by the coding sequence ATGTCCAACGTCCCACGCCCCGCACGCACGCCGATCCGGCGTCCCTCCTGGCTGCGCGCTCCGTGGCTCGCCGCGACCGTGCTCGCCGCGGCCCTTCTGGCCTGCGGAGCCACGGAGGTGCCGTCGGCGCCCGAGCCCGACGCCGACCTCGCGCTCCTGTTCATCGGGAACAGCCTGACGTACGCGAACGGGCTGCCGGAGATCGTGGAGGCACTCCTGGCGGACGCCACCGGCGGGACGGTGGTCGCGCAGCAGGTGGCGCTCCCCAACTACGGGCTGGAGGACCATTGGCGGGAGGGCACCGCCTCGGCCGCCATCGCGCGGGGTGGGTGGGACTGGGTGGTGATGCAGCAGGGACCGTCCGCGACCGAGGGACGTCCCTCCCTGCTGGAGTACGCGCACCGCTTCGGTCTGGAAGCCACTGCGGTGGGCGCCCGGCCGGCGCTCTACATGGTGTGGCCGTCCCGCGTTCGCAGCTTCGACTTCGACGGCGTGGCCGAATCGTACGCCATGGCCGCCGACAGCGCGGACGGCGTGCTGTTCCCGGCCGGGGACGCCTGGCGGGCGGCCTGGCGCCGGAACCCGCAGCTGGCGTTGTACGACTTCGACGGCTTCCACCCGAGCGTGCTGGGCACCTGGCTGGCCGCCCTCACCATCGCCGACCGCATCGTCGGCGGCACGCTCGACCCGGACTTCAGCGGCGCGCCGATCCCGGTCGGCGTGGGGCCGCTGCTGCTCGAGGCCGCACGCGAGGCCAACGCCGCCTGGCCGTAG
- a CDS encoding DUF1080 domain-containing protein: MRPTPTLCLLVAGSLLGAPGCGGAAQDTAASTRPMTNQLTADEEAAGWRLLFNGRDVTGWRGFHGADAGWSVVEGELTRTDGGADLITEEQFENFELTLEWKVGPAGNSGILYRIDESAEETYHSAPEMQVLDDAGHQDGLSRLTAAGANYALHPAPEGVVRPAGEWNQVRLIVEGAHVQQWLNGRKVVEYELWTPEWEALVQGSKFAQWPEYGRARSGHIGLQDHGDRVSYRNIKLLELP; this comes from the coding sequence ATGCGCCCCACCCCGACCCTGTGCCTCCTGGTGGCTGGCAGCCTGCTCGGCGCGCCCGGCTGTGGGGGCGCCGCCCAGGACACCGCTGCCTCGACGCGCCCCATGACCAATCAGCTGACCGCCGACGAGGAGGCCGCCGGCTGGCGTCTCCTGTTCAACGGCCGCGACGTGACCGGCTGGCGCGGCTTCCACGGCGCGGACGCCGGGTGGTCCGTGGTGGAGGGTGAGCTCACGCGCACGGACGGCGGCGCCGACCTCATCACCGAGGAGCAGTTCGAGAACTTCGAGCTGACCCTGGAGTGGAAGGTGGGTCCGGCCGGCAACAGCGGGATCTTGTACCGCATCGACGAGAGCGCAGAGGAGACCTACCACTCGGCTCCCGAGATGCAGGTGCTGGACGACGCCGGACACCAGGACGGTCTGTCGCGGCTGACCGCGGCCGGCGCCAACTATGCGCTGCACCCCGCCCCGGAAGGCGTGGTGCGACCCGCCGGCGAGTGGAACCAGGTGCGCCTGATCGTGGAAGGCGCCCATGTCCAGCAGTGGCTGAACGGCCGCAAGGTGGTCGAGTACGAGCTCTGGACACCCGAGTGGGAAGCGCTCGTGCAGGGGAGCAAGTTCGCGCAGTGGCCGGAGTACGGCCGCGCGCGCAGCGGCCACATCGGGCTGCAGGACCACGGCGACCGCGTCTCCTACCGAAACATCAAGCTGCTGGAACTCCCGTGA
- a CDS encoding Gfo/Idh/MocA family oxidoreductase, giving the protein MEPRSPLPSRREFLGDVGLAGAAFTIVPGHVLGGRGRTAPSDTLNVACIGVGGMGASDVRGMRGENIYALCDVDTKSARESVQAFPGAKFYRDFREMLDREAGSIDAVTVSTPDHTHAVAAIAALRAGKPVYCQKPLARTIGEVRAMADAARQAGVPTVMGNQGHAGEGIRLIREWVDAGLIGTVREVHFWTNRPIWPQAIERPTEMHHVPAHLDWDLWLGPAADRPYHPAYAPFRWRGWWDFGTGAFGDMACHIMDAAYWTLGLRYPARVDVESTAVFDETGPRASRVDFAFPAREGRPAVTLVWRDGGLLPPAPPEVAERSAWPPAEDGGQLWIGSEGKLIAGTYGQEPRLLDPARRAQVEAEPLPQRFPRLESVYAEFAAAVKGGPEPGSNFPGYAAPFTEMILLGNLAVRMGRSLEVEPETGRITNVEVPRAWVQPDYRAGWRI; this is encoded by the coding sequence ATGGAGCCACGCAGCCCTCTCCCGTCACGACGTGAGTTCCTGGGCGACGTCGGCCTGGCCGGCGCCGCGTTCACCATTGTGCCCGGGCACGTCCTGGGCGGACGGGGCCGTACCGCACCCAGCGACACGCTGAACGTCGCCTGCATCGGCGTCGGCGGCATGGGCGCCTCCGACGTGCGCGGGATGCGCGGCGAGAACATCTACGCGCTGTGCGACGTGGACACGAAGAGCGCGCGCGAGAGCGTGCAGGCCTTCCCCGGCGCAAAGTTCTATCGGGACTTCCGCGAGATGCTGGACCGCGAAGCGGGCTCCATCGACGCGGTCACGGTCAGCACCCCGGATCACACCCACGCGGTGGCCGCCATCGCCGCCCTGCGCGCGGGCAAGCCCGTGTATTGCCAGAAACCACTGGCGCGCACCATCGGCGAGGTCCGCGCGATGGCCGACGCCGCCCGTCAGGCCGGTGTCCCGACCGTGATGGGCAATCAGGGCCACGCCGGCGAGGGCATCCGGCTCATCCGTGAGTGGGTGGACGCCGGCCTGATCGGCACCGTGCGCGAGGTCCACTTCTGGACCAATCGGCCGATCTGGCCGCAGGCCATCGAGCGCCCCACGGAGATGCACCACGTACCGGCCCATCTCGATTGGGACCTGTGGCTGGGGCCCGCAGCGGATCGGCCCTACCACCCGGCGTACGCACCCTTCCGCTGGCGCGGGTGGTGGGACTTCGGCACAGGTGCGTTCGGGGACATGGCCTGCCACATCATGGATGCGGCGTACTGGACGCTGGGCCTGCGCTACCCCGCGCGCGTGGACGTGGAGAGCACGGCCGTCTTCGACGAGACCGGACCACGCGCCTCCCGTGTGGACTTCGCCTTCCCGGCGCGTGAGGGACGTCCCGCGGTCACGCTCGTGTGGCGGGACGGCGGGCTGCTCCCGCCCGCCCCGCCCGAGGTCGCGGAGCGCAGTGCCTGGCCGCCCGCGGAGGACGGGGGCCAGCTCTGGATCGGCAGCGAAGGCAAGCTGATCGCGGGGACGTACGGACAGGAGCCGCGCTTGCTGGATCCAGCCCGGCGAGCGCAGGTGGAGGCCGAGCCCCTGCCGCAGCGCTTCCCCCGCCTGGAGAGCGTGTATGCGGAGTTCGCCGCCGCCGTGAAGGGCGGGCCGGAGCCCGGCTCCAACTTCCCGGGGTACGCGGCGCCGTTCACGGAGATGATCCTGCTCGGCAACCTCGCCGTGCGGATGGGACGCTCGCTGGAGGTGGAGCCGGAGACGGGCCGGATCACCAACGTGGAGGTGCCGCGCGCCTGGGTGCAGCCCGACTACCGGGCCGGCTGGCGGATCTAG
- a CDS encoding Gfo/Idh/MocA family oxidoreductase, producing MSDGRLGIGFVGSGFNARFHMQAFTTVRDADVRGVWSPNAKNAASAAALARTLDVGPAKAYGSIAAMVEDPAIHALWLCGPNHARIENVEEIVDTIERGRGTLVGLACEKPLARNVAEAKRVCALVDRVGLQTGYLENQVFAPQVEHGRELLWKRGASLTGRPYLARAAEEHSGPHMPWFWRGDLQGGGVLNDMMCHSALVVRHLLTRPGEPLSTVRPARVTGHIASLKWTRPEYAKRLARTMGKGVDYTRQPAEDFASLLVEFETDDGHTVIGEASTSWSFVGAGLRLSAELLGPEYSLAWNTLSSGLTLFFSREVQGKAGEDLVEKQNAETGLMPVVAGEAWAYGYEAEDRHFVRAFLGKETPRLTFADGLDVVRILMAAYMSAERGRTLEYPPRGLDRFVPAVAEGDWQPR from the coding sequence ATGAGCGACGGCAGGCTCGGCATCGGCTTCGTGGGCAGTGGCTTCAACGCCCGTTTCCACATGCAGGCGTTCACCACCGTACGCGATGCCGACGTACGCGGGGTGTGGAGCCCCAACGCGAAGAACGCGGCCTCCGCCGCAGCCCTGGCACGCACGCTCGACGTGGGGCCGGCCAAAGCGTACGGGTCCATCGCCGCCATGGTGGAAGATCCGGCCATCCATGCGCTCTGGCTCTGCGGTCCCAACCACGCACGCATCGAGAACGTGGAGGAGATCGTCGACACCATCGAGCGCGGGCGTGGCACGCTGGTCGGTCTGGCGTGCGAGAAGCCACTCGCCCGCAACGTCGCCGAGGCCAAGCGCGTGTGCGCGCTCGTGGACCGCGTCGGGCTGCAGACCGGCTATCTCGAGAACCAGGTCTTCGCGCCGCAGGTCGAGCACGGGCGGGAGCTGCTGTGGAAGCGCGGCGCTTCGTTGACGGGCCGTCCGTATCTGGCGCGCGCGGCGGAGGAGCACAGCGGTCCGCACATGCCGTGGTTCTGGCGCGGGGACCTGCAGGGCGGCGGCGTCCTCAACGACATGATGTGCCACTCGGCGCTCGTCGTGCGCCATCTGCTCACCCGTCCGGGAGAGCCCCTCTCCACCGTACGCCCCGCCCGCGTCACGGGACACATCGCCAGCCTCAAATGGACGCGCCCGGAGTATGCGAAGCGCCTCGCGCGGACCATGGGCAAGGGTGTGGACTACACCCGCCAGCCCGCCGAGGACTTCGCGAGCCTGCTCGTCGAGTTCGAGACCGACGATGGACACACGGTCATCGGCGAGGCCAGCACGTCCTGGAGCTTCGTGGGGGCGGGCCTGCGCCTGTCGGCCGAGCTGCTGGGACCCGAATACTCGCTGGCGTGGAACACGCTCAGCTCCGGCCTCACGCTGTTCTTCAGCCGGGAGGTGCAGGGCAAGGCCGGCGAGGACCTCGTGGAGAAGCAGAACGCGGAGACGGGACTGATGCCGGTCGTGGCAGGCGAGGCCTGGGCCTACGGCTACGAGGCGGAGGACCGCCACTTCGTGCGAGCCTTCCTGGGGAAGGAGACGCCGCGTCTCACGTTCGCCGACGGGTTGGACGTGGTGCGCATCCTGATGGCCGCGTACATGAGCGCGGAGCGCGGCCGCACGCTGGAGTACCCGCCCCGCGGACTGGACCGGTTCGTGCCGGCGGTCGCCGAAGGGGACTGGCAGCCGCGCTGA
- a CDS encoding GMC family oxidoreductase, with protein MNRPGRREALATLAPFVRPRQEVRDVVIVGSGAGGGMAAKVLTDAGVDVLMLEAGAPWDNRTDSAMFTWPYETAWRGASTPERHFGEFDAGLGGWSLPGEPYTRAEGTSFDWFRLRMVGGRTNHWGRISLRFGPDDFRRRSLDGLGDDWPITYEDLAPWYDRVDRTIGVFGSNEGIHNQPDGLFLPPPEPRCWEKVVQRASQRMDIPCIPSRLSILTRPVEGRAPCHYCGQCNRGCVTNSNFTSTNVLIHPAVESGRLELRTGAMVREVTTDARGWANGVIYIDKETGQERRVGARVVLLAASACESARILLNSASTRFPDGLANSSGVVGRYLTDTTGTDVAGFVPALMDGIPHNEDGVGGAHLYMPWWLDNRRLDFPRGYHIEIWGGRGQPSAGFMGGIQRYPNGGGWGQALKDDYRRYYGAVVGFSGRGEMIPNADTYCEIDPDVVDQWGIPVLRFHFRWSDHEYRQVRHMQETFRALITEMGGTPFGDMPSAENGYGIAAGGRIIHELGVTRMGTDPGASVVDGFGRAHDVPNLFVVDGGPFVSQADKNPTWTILALSWRASEHLLELRSRREV; from the coding sequence ATGAACCGACCCGGACGCCGCGAAGCCCTTGCGACCCTGGCGCCCTTCGTGCGTCCCCGACAGGAGGTGCGCGACGTCGTCATCGTCGGCTCCGGAGCCGGAGGTGGGATGGCCGCCAAGGTGCTGACGGACGCGGGCGTGGACGTGCTCATGCTCGAGGCGGGAGCGCCTTGGGACAACCGTACGGACTCGGCCATGTTCACGTGGCCCTACGAGACCGCGTGGCGCGGAGCGAGCACGCCGGAGCGGCACTTCGGCGAGTTCGACGCCGGCCTGGGCGGTTGGTCCCTGCCGGGCGAGCCGTACACACGGGCGGAGGGCACGAGCTTCGACTGGTTCCGCCTGCGTATGGTGGGGGGCCGCACCAACCACTGGGGTCGGATCTCGCTGCGCTTCGGTCCAGACGATTTCCGGCGCCGTTCATTGGATGGGCTGGGCGATGACTGGCCCATCACGTACGAGGACCTGGCGCCCTGGTACGACCGGGTGGACCGCACCATCGGCGTGTTCGGAAGCAACGAAGGGATCCACAATCAACCGGACGGGCTCTTCCTGCCGCCCCCCGAGCCGCGCTGCTGGGAGAAGGTCGTCCAGCGCGCGTCGCAGCGCATGGACATCCCCTGCATTCCGTCACGGCTCTCCATCCTGACCCGTCCGGTGGAGGGGCGGGCGCCCTGCCACTACTGCGGCCAGTGCAACCGCGGGTGTGTGACCAACTCCAACTTCACCTCCACCAACGTGCTCATCCATCCGGCCGTGGAGTCCGGTCGCCTGGAGCTGCGCACGGGCGCGATGGTGCGGGAGGTGACGACGGATGCTCGGGGTTGGGCCAACGGCGTGATCTACATCGACAAGGAGACGGGCCAGGAGCGGCGCGTCGGTGCACGCGTGGTGCTCCTGGCGGCCAGCGCGTGCGAGTCCGCGCGCATCCTGCTCAACTCGGCGTCCACCCGCTTTCCCGACGGACTTGCGAACTCCAGCGGCGTGGTGGGCCGCTACCTGACCGACACCACCGGCACGGACGTCGCGGGCTTTGTCCCGGCCTTGATGGACGGGATCCCCCACAACGAGGACGGTGTGGGGGGCGCCCACCTCTACATGCCCTGGTGGTTGGACAACCGTCGGCTGGACTTCCCGCGCGGCTACCATATCGAGATCTGGGGCGGCCGCGGTCAGCCGAGCGCCGGCTTCATGGGTGGGATCCAGCGGTATCCCAACGGCGGAGGGTGGGGACAGGCGCTCAAGGACGACTACCGCCGCTACTACGGTGCCGTGGTGGGCTTCAGCGGCCGCGGGGAGATGATCCCCAACGCCGACACCTACTGCGAGATCGATCCCGACGTCGTGGACCAGTGGGGCATCCCGGTGTTGCGCTTCCACTTCCGGTGGAGCGACCACGAGTACCGCCAGGTGCGGCACATGCAGGAGACGTTCCGTGCGCTCATCACGGAGATGGGGGGCACGCCGTTCGGCGACATGCCGTCCGCCGAGAACGGATACGGCATCGCGGCCGGAGGCCGCATCATCCACGAGCTGGGTGTGACGCGCATGGGGACCGATCCCGGTGCGTCCGTGGTCGACGGGTTCGGGCGCGCGCACGACGTCCCCAACCTCTTCGTGGTGGACGGCGGTCCGTTCGTCTCGCAGGCGGACAAGAACCCCACCTGGACCATCCTGGCGCTGTCGTGGCGCGCGTCCGAGCACCTCCTGGAGCTGCGCTCCCGGAGGGAGGTGTGA
- a CDS encoding gluconate 2-dehydrogenase subunit 3 family protein codes for MTHPTRREALGVLTAAAAAGVLPLRPEELHAAWSHLAGLRQSGQAYRPRFFQPDEWATLQVLVDMILPADERSGSATEAGVPPFIDFVLAEGTDESARTQVREGLAWLDAQAQRNGGRTFRGSFEDVRSAVLDRIAWPARAAAADAEGVRFFNRLRDLTASGFWSSRTGVEDLQYMGNVMIPQWTGCPPEQLRKIGLEP; via the coding sequence ATGACCCACCCCACACGCCGCGAAGCGCTCGGTGTCCTGACCGCCGCGGCCGCCGCCGGTGTGCTGCCCCTCCGGCCGGAGGAGCTGCACGCCGCCTGGTCGCACCTGGCCGGACTGCGCCAGAGCGGGCAGGCCTACCGTCCGCGTTTCTTCCAACCCGACGAGTGGGCCACGCTGCAGGTCCTGGTGGACATGATCCTCCCCGCCGACGAACGCTCGGGCAGCGCCACCGAAGCGGGGGTGCCGCCGTTCATCGACTTCGTGCTGGCGGAGGGGACGGACGAGAGCGCGCGCACCCAGGTGCGCGAGGGCCTGGCCTGGCTGGACGCCCAGGCGCAGCGAAACGGGGGCCGCACCTTCCGCGGGTCTTTCGAGGACGTGCGCTCCGCGGTGCTGGACCGCATCGCCTGGCCGGCGCGGGCCGCGGCGGCCGACGCCGAGGGCGTGCGGTTCTTCAATCGCCTCCGCGACCTCACCGCCAGCGGCTTCTGGTCCAGCCGCACGGGCGTCGAGGACCTCCAGTACATGGGCAACGTGATGATTCCCCAGTGGACGGGGTGTCCACCGGAGCAACTGCGCAAGATCGGACTGGAACCATGA